The nucleotide window CAATATTGTAATTTGAATCAGGACAACAGGTCGAAACAGGTTGTTTAAATTGagtggagctttaaaaaaagatacatttttgacTAAATAAAGACAAACTGGACTGTGATCTGACCTGAGGCTTTCAACTTTGCAGTTTGGACTCTGTAGCCCAGCACATAGCAGATctactcctgaatcctgcagttCATTGTTACTCAGGTCaagctctctcagactggaggactgtgagctgaggactgaggacagagcttcacagcttctctctgacaggtcacatccactcagcctgcagagaaagaaaaaggtcaGGAAACAGGTAATAAGTCAGTCATTGTATACTTCTATAAAAGAGAGCTTTGTATTTGTAGATCAATAAATCCCACACACAGAGCTTTGTTGGAGGCTTTgatcactggcagcagcctcagaagagcctcctctgaagcagagtatttcttcaggtcaaacacgtCCAGATCTTGCTCTGATGTCAGTAAgatgaagaccagagctgaccactgagcaggagacagaTAACCTGTGGAGAGACGTCCTGATCTCAGGGACTGTTGGATCTCCCCCACTAGAGAACAatcattcagttcattcagacagtggaacaggttaatgcatttctctgcagacagatcctcattgatcttcttcttgatgttATCCACCATTGTCAGATTAGCTACTGTGCTACTAAATGTCTGTTTCAGCAGACCTCTCAGGAGAGTTTGATTGGAGTGCAGTGAAAGACCAAAGAGGAAGCGCAGGAACAAGTCCAGGTGTCCGTTTGGACTCTCTAAGGCCTGGTCCACAGCACCCTGGAAGTACTTAACCACTGAATTGACAAGGTACATCCGTGGAGAATTCTCAAACATGAGCTCAGAACCAGAGttggtgaaggtcagatggacatgaagagcagccagaaactcctgaacgctcaggtggatgaagcagaacaccttgtcctggtacagtcctctctcctctctgaagatctgtgtgaacactcctgagtacactgaggcttccttgatgttgatgccacactctgtcaggtcggactcatagaagatcaggtttcctctatgcagctgatcaaaagccagttttcccagagactGGATCATCTTTTTGCTCTCTGTACTCCAGAGTGGATCAGTCTCAGCTCCTCCATTGTACTTGATGCTCTTCAGTTTGGACTGGaccaccaggaagtggatgtacatctcagtcagggtcctgggcagccctcctccctctcttgtcttcagcacatcctccagaactgtagcagtgatccagcagaagaccgggatgtggcacatgatgtggaggcttcggGATGTCTTGGTGTGGGAGATGATTCTGCTGGCCTGCTCCTGGTCTCTGAACCTCttcctgaagtactcctccttctgagggtcagtgaaccctctgacctctgtcaccatgtcaacacaccatggagggatctgattggctgccgcAGGTCGTGTGGTGATCcagaggcgagcagaggggagcaggttccccctgatgaggtttgtcagcagcacatccactgaggtGGTCTTTGTAACATCAGTCAGGATCTGATTGTTgtggaagtccagaggaagtcgacactcatccagaccgtcaaagatgaacacaacctggaactcttcaaacctgcagagtcctgcttctctggtctgagtaaagaagtgatgaacaagttccaccaagctgaactttctctctctcactacattcagctctctgaaagtgaaggggaatgtgaactggatgtcctggtggtctttgtcttcagcccagtccagagtgaacttctgtgttaagactgttttcccgatgccagccactccctttgtcagcactgttctgattggttgatctcttccaggtgagcctttaaagatgtcttcttgtctgatggtggtctctggtctgtgtggtgtcctggatgctgcttcaatctgtctgacctcatgttcatcattgacctctccagtccctccctctgtgatgtagagctctgtgtagatctggttcagaagggttgggtttcctgctttagcgatcccctcaaacacacactggtacTTTGTTTTCAAGTTAGATTTCAGATCACGCTGACAAATTCCAGCAGGACTTCCTGATTGATGAAACATTAAGAAATACCAATGAACAgattataaatgaaatgaataacGACAATTTAAAGAATAGACACATTCTTAACTCCATGTATTGGGATATTAACatactgaacaaaaatataaacgcaACACTTTTGTTTCTGCTCCCATTTTTTacgagctgaactcaaagatctaagaCTCTTTTTATGTACACAAAAGGactatttctctcaaatattcTTCACTGGTTTATATGAATCTGTGCGAGCACGTCAGAAAACCAGTCAGTATCTGGTGTGACCACCATTTGCCTCATGCAGTGCACACATCTCCTTGGCATAGAGTTGATCAGGTTGTTGATTGTGGTCTGTGGAGTGTTGGTCCACTCCTCTTCAATGTGCCAAGTTGCTGGATATCGGCAGGAACTGGAACACGCTGTCGTATACACCCATCCAGAGCATCCCAAACATGCTCAATGGGTGACATGTCCAGTGAGTATGCTGGCCATGCAAGAACTGGGATGTTTTCAGCTTCCAGGAGTTGTGTACAGATCCTTCAACATGGGGCCGTGCATTATCATGCTGCAACATGAGGTGCAACATCAATAAAAAAGCACCTGTATTCGTGGTCCATAACATACGCCTGCCCATACCATAACCTCACCACCACTAGGGGCCACTCCATTCACAACGTTGAAGTCAGCAAACCGCTCACCCTAACAGCGCCATACATGCTGTCTGCTATCTGCCCTGTACAGTGAAAACGGGGATTCCCCCGTGAAGAGAACACCTCTCCAAAGTGCCAGACGCCACCAAGTGTGAGCATTTGCCATCTCAAGTCAGTTACGACGAAGAActgcagtcaggtggagacCTCCATGAGGACGATGGGCATGCAGATGAGCTTCCCTGAGACGGTGTCTGACAGTTTGTGCAGAAATTCTTTGGTTATTCAAACCGATTGTTGCTGCAGCTCTCTGGTCTCAGACGATCTTGGAGGTGAAGATGCTGGATGTGGAGGTCCTGGGATGTTGTAGTTACACGAGGTTTGCAGTTGTGAGGCCGGTTGGATGTTCTGCCAAATTCTCTGAAATGCCTTTGGAGACGGCTTATGGTAGAGAAATGAACATTCAATTCACGGGCAACAGCTCGGGTGGACATTCCTGCAGTCAGCATGCTGATTGCACGCTCCCTCAACACCTGCGGCATCTGTGGCATCGTGCTGTGtgataaaactgcacattttagagtggccttttattgtggccagcctgaggcacacctgtgcaacaatcatgctgtctaatcagaATCTTaatatgccacacctgtgaggtggatgaaTTATCTGGGCATtggagaagtgctcactaacacagatttagactAATTAGTGAACAATATTTGAAAGAAATAGACCTTTAGTGTACGTAGAAAAAGTCTtggatctttgagttcagctcatgaaaaatgagagcaaaaacaaaagtgttgcatTTATATTTCTGTTCAGTGTAATTAGTAATGCAACGGATCACAGTTAGGTCATGACAGTTTGGACCATGTGTGATCCACGCATCAATGGAAAAGTCAACATCATGGTGCACAATGACAAGTTTCAATTAGAGGTTAGCTGCTTATTAAAAACAGCAAGaataatttcattttctgacagAACTATTGGGTAATTCTCATTATAGACTTTCACAGACACTGGAAAACACCAGAGGCAGCAACGTGATGCCTGCACAGTCCATGTAAAAAAGCTTTCAGACATTTACTAATGAAGAGTTGAAACAGACAGCTTCACTATTTATAAATTTAAACAGAAAACCCATCGCGTTGGTCCTTTCCTGCAAACCACTGGCCAGAGACAAAGCATCATTGAACATGCAGACACTGctgagagtgaggaggagttttctttttctaatcCTTTAAAGTAAAAGCAATATTGAAGCAGTATTGAACTAGTCCTCCTTACTGTATAAAGCTTTTTAAGGCTTTTCTTTTGACATGTTAGTGGAAAGTTCTGTTATTGAGATGCAGAGAGGGGCATTTTGAttcactgtgtttttttagggggggggTGGCTGATCTGTAAAATGAACCCAGCTGTGGTCTTTGACCCATGAACCAaactgaacatttagatttgtgaTCGGCTGCACCTTAATCAATAATGGTTCCATTTATCCAGCAAGTTAAATCTTTAGAGAAAATGtcttactgctctgcagacagtgagccatctcctcctgcttcattctctTCAGGAAGTCCACTGTGATCTGAAGAAATGCCTTTTCACAGTTCCTTTGGTATTCATCTTCAGCATCCCACCTTCCCTCATCGCTCTCTGAGTCTTCATGGTAATCTGAAATCAGAACCTTCCAGATCTTCTTTAGCTCCTTCCTCACAAAAGTGATAATGTTGTCTTCAAGCACCTGGAACAGAATATTTATTATACAAAAGACATAATTATGCTAGAATCTTGAAAGCAAATGTCAGATCTGCTGGTCAATAAAATGCAGCATGGAGAATCAACAGAACAGATTCAAAAGAAGTGTTCAGACCATAAATACAGACTCCATGTCTGTTTGATCCTGCTGGGCAGACTGACCACCAGTTGTCTTTGAGCTCTCCAGGACAACCCTGAGGAGGAATAATGATGATTTAGTCCACGTTTACTCTTTCCACATGGAGGCAAACACAAGGTAAAGACCTATTGAGTTCAAGTGTTGAGTAACTCCTTTGACCACATGGTTTCCTTTGACATTAAACTATTATCATCACTATAGTTGTCAATGCTCATAGTTGTACTGCCAAACCAACCTGTCAATTATCATACTTTGCTGTTCATGCTAATACTTTTAACATCCCTACTGGCACTgtcagaggtgggtagagtaaacagaaacagtattcaagtaaaagtactgttactttacactgatgttactcaagtagaagtaagagtactcataaaaagtacttgagtaagagtaaataagtacctaaaaaaaaactactcaagtagtgagtaacttgtgagtagtatcatatataaaattgtattgtattggaaacactaataacaatgtgaagagcacactgcctttaatacaGTGATATAAccaggaaaatgccaaaatgaatgttGTTAGGCATGGAttacattcaaacattaaagaaagagaagctgcactgtgctcaaactaatgtactcactttcattttttaaaacaagctgaaacttcaaactgtgtctgagatgtgaTCAGAACACGAGACATTTAATGATCTATTCATCTATAATACTctaacattacaataaaacagatatctatgccttccaaactttattttaacctttaacttattttcagtacatcttacttaaaaacattacttgaaagtACTGAAACATTGAACACTAAAGTGtgtaaaaaggccatgaactcagtcctgaagaatctctctgaggtgactgttgggcttcagaagcagctgtttttgttagcatgctaccttactgctcttataagttagttcagattactttccaacatttctaacatgtttttaagatttaatgttaaccagtatgatccttagcttacctcactgattactaactataacatgcttttaagatttaatgtctttttaagatttaatgttaaccagtatgatccttagctcaCCTCACTGAttactaactataacatgcttttaagatttaatgtctttttaagatttaattgttctatgttgAAGCTCAAGACTTCCACCTTTTAGAACAGAGTAGGCAGCACATAATGTGTCTGTTGCTCCTCGTCATTTGGAAGTTAtaagagagtctggatgtttatggagccaaaacgatgactttaatgtttggtattgaaaataaaatttggcattgaacacacaccctgaaactgaaaaaagaaacattggcattgaaacacttgtattgtaaaaaaaatgttaacggCATCAAAACAGGTACTGCCATTGAAAACGTTtcactgaagttaaaatcacacacatcaaatgttatatCATTTCATTTCTATGACAGGTCTGTCAGACCTTGAACCATTAGATTTATTGCATTGTCCTGCACAAACACTGAAACttcagttctgtttttatttaactggAGAATGTTTGTTGACATCCAGCTTTTGATTGCCTTGAGACAGTCTCCGAGGGAGCTTGTGCAGTTTGGATAGTTATTATTTAGTGGTATATATAATGTGAGTCATTGGAATAACTATGGAATGAGACGTTGTGTTGGCGAATTATAAGACCCAGAATTGAGCCCTGGGGTACCTCACAGGTGATGTCTTCTCTCAAGGACAGACTTTAGCCAGCCAAATGCAAGTCCAGAGATACCCACCAACTTTTCAAGACGATTAATTCAAATGTTGTGGTCtactgcaggggttcccaaacttttcagcctgcgacccccaaaatataggtgccaaagattcacgacccccactgtccgtcaaagtgatttaatgtggcttcatttagctggtctgcagaaaattaacctgcatgcgtgcgtgcgtgcgtgcgtgcgtgcgtgcgtgcgtgcgtgcgtgcgtgcgtgcgtgcgtgcgtgcgtgcgtgcgtgcgtgcgtgtgtgcgtttaatattttagtcttttattatcttagaaatgtattttactttggtgattttaatttcctgttttgagttttaacatcttattttacctccagtgtttcctcattaagatgacatgagagcgtttcctcagttcgttcagcaaatttttatttttatttttatttatttatttattttttattttatttattttagtgtttttattactattgttgcatattgtgttgttagccTCGAGCTATTAAGCCCGTGATGACATGAGCTAATGCTAGCATACACTTGGGATAGCATATACTTGGGCTAgcataaacacaacacagtaATGAGTACTTTCAGTAGAAGAAGCCAGCTGGTTTACTAGCAAATGGAAAAAACTTCAGTGGTGTTTGAAATATTGGACTCCCTCTTCAATGATATTAAAAGGAAGAAGGCACAGACTTTCAGACATGTATCTGTTTCATTGGTACAACTCTCGGTATGGCTTTTGTGGTGGCAACAATGTCCattcattatttgtttttgtacattttcttaAAAGTTAAAGCTAACAAAGAtatctctaaaaaaaaagaatactttACCTCTTTGCAGCAGAGGGCTGTGGTCCTTTGAAATTAATGAAGCGGCCATTTGACCGGTCACTCTCCAAGGAAGCACAGCTGGACTCAGGTCCAGTAGTGGCTGGTCTCTTTTTGGGCCTGTTACACAAAGAGAAGACCACCGGGTATTAAAACTCATATAGTAGTCACTTTGCATCAGAAGAGAGCAGTTTAAGATTGGTcaacaaatgtattttcattcTGTCATAGttcaattatttttatgtttttacttgAACACATCAGGTCATATAGCTAAACCAGGACACTGTGTTGAATTattgaaagagaggaggaacacTGTTTCAAGAAGAGGATTTGATCAAATCATCTTCTGGAAAAACTACTGTTAAAACATGGATCACATAAATTCTAATGCTATAAATACTTTACCTCTTTGCAGCAGAGGGCTGTGGTTCTTTGAAATTAATGATGTGGTCATTTGACCGGTCACTCTtcaaggacacacagctggactCGGGTCCTGGCTCAGGATCAGGTCCAGAAGATTCTGATTTCCTTTTGGTCCTataagacagagaggaagaccaCCTGAGAAATGGTAACTATTTTCGAGTTGACTGGAACACAAAGCTGAATTATTTCATGCATGTGTTATTGGTTCATTTACATCTTGTAGATAGACCTCAACACTTGTGAAAACTGGAATCAAGTCAAAATGGAAGCACTGGGCAGTGAGGGCAAGGGCACAACAGATTACAATACTCAGAGATCACATTTTCAGTCATCTAACATTTCCACTCTTATGTTAGTCATGACTGTCACTGTGTATTTTACACATTGACCAACACAGTGCCTCTCAATGGATCTCCATCACATCCTCAATTTTCTGTTATGTACTTTTCTACTTATGTAATAGCTAATACAGGGGAGGAGATAAACTGGATTTCAATTTTCATTTCTAGTACTTCCAAAAAATTTGATTTCAGTATTCTGTCATTTAAAAGGTTGAACTGTTTCCATGACATACCTGTTACCCCCACCTAGGATCATTAAcattacaaacacaacacagtgttCGCTCTGCACTGAATTACAAGTCTGCTGTAATAAACCAAATCAAGTTCTGGTGCAACAGATTACAGCTGTACAGCCTCTTTTTCAAACCAATTAGATCATTCCAGAGATGAATGTCTGAGTGCATAAGTCTGGCTGGCCCATGCATGCTTTGAGTTAGTAAAAATTAAGAacataaataatacacaaacacaagattACTTACAAAAGCAACTTTGAAATAGTCCATAtcatattactttatttatgttgaATAATGTTAGTGGGTAGTAGGGCTTAACGATTCATTGATTTCTGATCAAAATTGTGATTTCAGACAGCGCGATCTTGTGATCGCCAAAGCTGAGTTTTTTTACAGCGCTCCTGACTGACCCAGGATCTGTTGTGTCAACTATTTTACACATACATGCCGTCTCCCTGCCATCCTGCCAAGCTCACCAATCAGAAGCGGCATGCTGCTCGTGGACAGGTCATGCTAACCAATCAGTATTAATCTGCTCCTTTTTGAAATGGCTTCAGCGGAACCAGAAGTGGAGTTAGGAGATTTAATCCCAAAGAAAAAAAGCACGTCAGTCATTTGGGAGAATTTAGGGTCTGAGGCTGCAGACGTGCACCAGAAACAGGTACTGTGCAAAACCTGTCGCGCTACAGTTGCAACATCCAGCAGAaacactagtgttgtagtactcgagaccggtcttggttTCGAGACCGCTTATctaaggtctcggtctcgtctcggaatcAAAAGCGTATTTACTcgggtcttgtctcggtctcggactgggtgGACTccttattttatatcaagaccggtcgagaccaccactgatgctctctgtgtccctgtcattgcTGGGATAAGAGAGAACCCCCCTTTCTCAATTCATTCATGTTTTCCAAACTGTTACAACCGTGACTTTTGCAGTGCTCCGGTGAGAGACGTGCCCCTGCATCCATGCATTAATGAATGAGACAGACTACAGGgagagagactgtgtgtgtgcccgtgaccagagatgtctgctaAGTTATTTAATTAAACAATACATAGACATTCAATAACAAACTCTGGAGGCACACTGAGAGAAGGGCACAGCTAAATACCTGCCACAGGATTACCACAGTCAACACCTATAACCCAACAGatacaaacattacaaatattagaaaatagaaaatgtacaatttatgaaaataaaaggcttaataaaataatcctgctcagctacgacctcctacctctcctgagatcacaggcaacagaaacacagtttaTACTCTGAtataaagtgaaagttaaactaaCGATGACCAAAACCAAACTTAAGAAGTGAATAGTCTCTCCAAGCGAATCAAAAGAAAGGcagcaaagacaaaaccaaaccttgtttgttgctgtcaattgtatttaaagtaaacttaaatgaagtaaacagaagtcttttattttgtttaaaatagATAGATATGTGATTCCCTCCCACACCTACTTCAACCAGGTTACCATCCCACAGCTGTACGAGGAGTGTAAAGAAAAAGTGTTAACAGAGCTGAAACATGTGGAGCAGCCACAACTACTGATATGTGGTCAAGCAGAACGACCAAACCGTCTCTGAGTTTGACTGTGTTGGACACAGGCTGCATCTTGGAATTGGTaagtttgagtgtgtttgtgtgttttcgtgtgtgtgtgtgtgtgtgtgtgtgtgtgtgtgtgtgtgttaattaatttatttcactGAAACTTGATTTGAAGAAAATCATGAATCGAATTGAAATCACAATATCTGCCAGAAAAATTGCACTTACATCTTTTCCTAAAATCATTCAGCCCTAGTGGGAGGCATGTTACTGAGATGCATGGAGATGCAATAGGATGATAAAAATTCAGTTTCCATGGATCATGTTCTGAAGGGAGTTGTGATGGGGGGTCAACACTAATCCTGGATCAACTGATCCATTGCCCCTCTAGTAGGAAGCaatatttgaaattaaaaagtcagtgaagaGCATGActctaaaataaacaaataaacaggatCAATGAAACTTCTTGGAGATAAGAGCAGTTAAAACATGAATgacattttaatgttcttaacACTTTACCTCTTTGCAGCAGAGGACTGTGGTCCTTTGAAATTAATGAAGCGCTCATTTGACCAGTCACTCTtcaaggacacacagctggactCAGGTCCTGGATCATGTTCAAGTCCAGTATATTCTGATTTCCTTTCAGTGCTTTTAGACAGAGAAAAGACCACCAGTAAAATGGTAACTATTTTCTTCAATGTCAAGATACAGAATCTGCTGCAGACACATGCAGCTACCACTGAGAGAACGGGTCAACACTTTacctctctgcagcagagcgCTGTGGTTCTTTGAAATTAATGATGTGGCCATTTGACCAGTCACTCCTccaggacacacagctggactCAGGTCCCAGCTCAGGTTCAGGTCCAGGCTGCGATGTAGGAGCAATAGAGGCTGGTCTCCCTTTGGTCCTATAAGACAGAGAGGATGACCACCAGGGAAGCGGATTCAGTTTGGGGTATCAGACACAGAATCTGCTACAGAAACAAGCAGCTATCAGTAGGAGTAAGGATTAACTGTCATGATTTGGTTTCAGGCCCGCTGACAGAGCAGGGCAGAGCTGGGCCCTGTGACGGTGAAAATATTTGCTGAAATCGTTTTTTAAAACTACACttcccctttttttaaagtgtaataTTTGAGTATCATATTCAGCTTGTCCTTGTTCTATTTTCCTAACTTTACGTGACATAGTGGTCAAAACAGTTTTACCACCATTCATGTAAAAATTGTTTGACCCTGTCCCGTGTGCATTTAAAAGTTCTCCTGCTAACCACCTCCTCCTGTCACTGTGGACTGTGACAGAAATCAGGAGCATCAAAAacgaagagagaaaagagaaactgaagagaaaaggagaaaagatgggtgTGTGGGAATTTATGGGCATTTTTTGCTTTGAAGATTTGAAGTGGAAAACAAAGTGACCCAGGATAATCCTCAAGCCCCAGGTAAGACGGTTAAACACACAGAGCCAGTGCTGGCGAGCAGATTTCCGCCTAGTGGACACAAACATTGTTCTAGGATATGTAAAAATCTATATCACTCTGTCTCAGAGACGTCTGGACTTAACAGCCAGCAACAAAAACTGATGGAGACAGAAATTGAAAATCAATGTTGGTATTTGTTCTTCCTGTGTTATCTGTAgtcactggctcccaataaaatatagaatataatttaaaatctttcttttaacctacaaagcccttaaaaatcaggcacccttgtatcttaaagagctcatagtgccctataacCCCTcaagaactctacgctcccaacatgcaggcttgctagttatacctaaaatctctaaaagtagtatgggaggtagaaccttcagttttcaggcccctctcctttggaatcatctaccagtcaaggtccgggaggcagacaccctctccacttttaagagtaggctttaaACTtccctttttgacaaagcttatagttagagctggatcaggcttggaccagcttttgttatgctgctataggcctagactaccgggggaactggtgcactgacacactgggatcctagctcacccccttccccccaaccccttcatcacttactttaactctccctgtcccattaaagttactaaccatagacctttctggagtccctgagctcccttgtctcgtagattcctctgagctgccgtagacgtcctcctgctgcagacgttctggactccagctgatacggacgtactggacttcagcggcaacagcttctactactcgactcatcactatcacctctctctcttactcccctctatctgtctttctagacccaactcagtcgaggcatgatggctgtctaacatgagtctggttctgcctgaggtttctgcctgttaaagggaagttttcctcgccactgtaattAGCTAAacactgtgatgtgcaatgctcatgatggattaaggtggggtcagactgagtcttaccctgtcttgaagttgggtctctgttcataatttgacatagagtggtctagacctcctatgtttgtaaaagcgtcctgagataacgtttgttgtgatttggcgctatacaaataaagattgattgattgattgatagtcaTGTCCCTTGTGTgccatgtcttgtgttctttGCATTTTGGATCCTCCGTCTCCACCTCCAGCACACACAAAGAGCTGTGAATGTGAATAATGAATAATGATGATGAGTAATTTGGCTCATGGACAAGTAGAGATTCAGGTCTCACCTCTGACCCATTCTGCTGATTCAGCTCACACACACGTTCATCTGCAGGGGAAACACAAACCATCCATCAAACATCAGCTGAAAACATCCTTTCTATCAGCCGTCATACTGTACAGTCAGCAAATAATACAGAACATTTAAGAAACCGTGCCAAAGGGCCCTCTTGGATTCCGCTATTCAGCTTATTTTCGGCGGTTGAACGAACGCAAAAAGAGGAACTGTGAGTGTGCCGTCAGAGGTTGTCATAACAGCTGGTACAAACAAAAGAAGTTCTTAGTAGAGGAGTGTTACGATGACCGATCATGAAACAGAGCTGTAATGTGGACGTGAAGAAACATACGACAGGACTGCCAACTTTGAGAGTCTGGCTGGAGTGAGATTTTTGAGACATGGACCTCATCACATGCACTTATTTTGATAACACGTGGATTTGACATAAGACTGCACAGTGGTgtcctcaggctgtttgagaggcagaggtgaGGAAAACAGAAAGAGCACTTCCATTCAAACCACTCATACTGCAACTTTGAGCATCTAACACTTAActcctgcattctggtgaatattaTGTGACCTTTTGTGTAGGAAATTAATATAaatcagaggtaaaaaaaatactgattaaacacttaaatcaataaacacttTCTGGTTTGTTAAACTGAACTCCCAGTTAAACCTGTGTCAGTCAGGGGTCCCGATCATtcaggtagagataacagcGATAGCTAAAATAAGGGAGGCTCTGcagcctttttgtttttactacaGTAGTTAGACTAAAGTACATTCATTGTGTTGCTAGTGTACGGCCTAAGGTCACTATTTGACAGGTAGTGGAAATTTTAAGGTGGAATATTTTCTGTCACATTACTCATGTCATGTATCAATCAAGccaccttaaaggtgacatatcacgcttttttcatcaatatatattggtctaagaggtccccaaaacatgtctttaaagtttatgctcaaaaaaacactttgaaatcagattttggcatgcctgaaaagtcctcttcttcattcctcatcagaac belongs to Notolabrus celidotus isolate fNotCel1 chromosome 13, fNotCel1.pri, whole genome shotgun sequence and includes:
- the LOC117824354 gene encoding NACHT, LRR and PYD domains-containing protein 3-like, yielding MGQRTKGRPASIAPTSQPGPEPELGPESSCVSWRSDWSNGHIINFKEPQRSAAESTERKSEYTGLEHDPGPESSCVSLKSDWSNERFINFKGPQSSAAKRTKRKSESSGPDPEPGPESSCVSLKSDRSNDHIINFKEPQPSAAKRPKKRPATTGPESSCASLESDRSNGRFINFKGPQPSAAKRVVLESSKTTGGQSAQQDQTDMESVFMVLEDNIITFVRKELKKIWKVLISDYHEDSESDEGRWDAEDEYQRNCEKAFLQITVDFLKRMKQEEMAHCLQSRSPAGICQRDLKSNLKTKYQCVFEGIAKAGNPTLLNQIYTELYITEGGTGEVNDEHEVRQIEAASRTPHRPETTIRQEDIFKGSPGRDQPIRTVLTKGVAGIGKTVLTQKFTLDWAEDKDHQDIQFTFPFTFRELNVVRERKFSLVELVHHFFTQTREAGLCRFEEFQVVFIFDGLDECRLPLDFHNNQILTDVTKTTSVDVLLTNLIRGNLLPSARLWITTRPAAANQIPPWCVDMVTEVRGFTDPQKEEYFRKRFRDQEQASRIISHTKTSRSLHIMCHIPVFCWITATVLEDVLKTREGGGLPRTLTEMYIHFLVVQSKLKSIKYNGGAETDPLWSTESKKMIQSLGKLAFDQLHRGNLIFYESDLTECGINIKEASVYSGVFTQIFREERGLYQDKVFCFIHLSVQEFLAALHVHLTFTNSGSELMFENSPRMYLVNSVVKYFQGAVDQALESPNGHLDLFLRFLFGLSLHSNQTLLRGLLKQTFSSTVANLTMVDNIKKKINEDLSAEKCINLFHCLNELNDCSLVGEIQQSLRSGRLSTGYLSPAQWSALVFILLTSEQDLDVFDLKKYSASEEALLRLLPVIKASNKALLSGCDLSERSCEALSSVLSSQSSSLRELDLSNNELQDSGVDLLCAGLQSPNCKVESLRLSGCALSGRSCEALSSVLSSQSSSLRELDLSNNDLQDSGVEKLSAGLQSPNCKVETIRLSGWALSGRSCEALSSVLSSQSSSLRELDLSNNDLQDSGVEKLSAGLQSPNCKVETIRLSGCILTEHGCAYLASALRSNPSHLRELDLSYNQPGTSGVTLLSAPDFRLKTLRLEPAGAEWLRPGLKKYYRDLTVDTNTVHRNLRLSNNNRMVKRVEEDQAYPDHPERFDHRCWAQLLCREGLTGRCYWEVEWSGYVYISVSYGGIRRRGDREDCVFGQNDQSWCLVCFEEQGYSVLHNNIETFLSPSSSVGPLSTRVAVYVDCPAGTLSFYRVSSDSLIHLHTFTSTFTEPLYPGFRLWGSDSSMSLC